Below is a genomic region from Triticum dicoccoides isolate Atlit2015 ecotype Zavitan chromosome 5A, WEW_v2.0, whole genome shotgun sequence.
ACATATTTGCGAACAAGAGCATGGAGTGGTCAGAGTTTCAGCAGGCTGTACAGGCAGGCCACAAAGGTAGATACGGGCAGATACGGCTGAGGAAGCCGAAGCAGTCTATCTATACTTATCCTGCCCCGGATTGTATGTGCCAAGGGTAGATCGCCGAGTTTTCTGCAGTGCACCGACAAAAGAAATGTGCCGAGTTACTTGCAGCCGCTAATTAGGATAAGCTCATGTGGATACATACATTAGTTCTCAATTTTCGGTTGAATCAGTTGGCTGCCTCTTCCAATAGGATCTTAATTCTTAACCAATTTTTACGCACTGTATGTTGAGCCTTGAAGGACTCTAATCTTGTGCTGCTGCACATTCGATACGACAAAGTTGTAGTTTTGTGACTGATGTTGTATACCTGTGACTTGATATACTggatcctttttcttcttctttgattccactgTTCTACATCTGTGTCCGGTGTTTGTATGAAGTTCAGCTTTGatttactattgctatcatcacagcGAATTCGAGACGAATGCTTCAAACTAGTAGTATGTTTTGCCATGTTTAGAATAACACGCATGGGTGATATTACAAGTCCAGCCTCCATCGGAAGCCATGGGCGAATCCACAAGAAGAAAGTTTCACCACCGGAGCTTTTAAGATTACAACACATTTTTGCACTGTCCACCTACTCCTCCACACTTTGTACATCCTCAGCACCCCAAAATAACAATTCAGACCACCTGAAGCCTCCCCGGTCGGTGAAATCGACGGATTTATTGGCCGGAGATGGTCTGGATGATGGTGTTGTGCCATGGGTCGGCCAGGTGCTGCTGCAGGTTCTCGAACGGGCCCTTGCCGGTCACGTTGTGCTGCACCAGGAACCCCAGGAACGCCAGCATCGCCAGTCTCCCTGAACGAATCGAAAAACATCCAAAGATTAACAAGAGCCGTCCGATTAGAAATTAACGATGGTGAAGCAAGCAGAGAACGATGGACTCGGGAGGTACCGTTGGCGAgctccttctccttgttctcgaggGTGGGGGCGAAGTTGAGGGGGTTGAAGACGCTGCCGGGATAGCCGCACTCGTGGGGCGGGAGGCTGTAGCTCTTGAAGATGGGGTCCTGGTTGACGGAGCCCGGGTTCTTGATGTCCTGCCACCGCCGGATCTCCACGTAGTGGAAGAGGATGAACTCGATGACGAAGAGCGTGGAGGAGGAGGCGAAGTAGGTCTCCTTGCCGGCGTCGTACCACTCGGGCGCGTTCAGCAGCCCCGCCTTGGTCAGCACCTCCGGGATCAGCATCCCCGCCACCCCCAGCATCGCCCACCGCCCGTTCACCAGCTCCGCCTGCACGAACCACCGCAGGTCCTCCGGGTCCTCCGCCAGCGCCAGCGGGTCGAACCCATTGTCACCCGCCAAGCTGATCCATCCATCCAACAAAGAGTATTAGCATACAGCATGTGCGTTGCATCATGTGTTATTGTTATGTTCCCATGCACCTGCCGTCGAGGTaggcaggggaggggaggccgggGAGCCACGACCCCTTGGCCTGGACGGCGACGTCGCGGCGCGTGGACTTGGCGAGGCCGACGCGGCCGGAGTCGCCCAGGAACCGGGGGCTCGACGCTGACGCCGCCGGCCGGAGAGCGGCCACGGGAGCGCGGGCACTGACCGACGACATCTTGGCTAGAGAGCACGTACGGCGCACCGCGGCAGGAGAGTGagagtgcgtgcgtgtgtgtggtgGTTCTGCCTCTCCGCACCTGCGCTTGGCCCTTTGTATTGAGCTGCGCTTCGGTGATTTGTGGGTGTGGTGAGCTGGGGCCCGGAGGTCCAGATGGACGGCGCGTGTTGGCGCCGCTGCGTCGTCTGACGGCTGCGATTCGTTTGCGCCTGGAGACTGGATAGATGGACCAGTGGGAGACCGGGAGGCGTATGTGCGTTATCTGGATCATGGATAATGCGGAATCAAAAGGAGCATCGCTATTGGTCGGGGAAACGCACGTTCGGTTTACCTGGCTGCCACGTCGATCGGTCGATCCGTCATGGTGTACACCTGTACATGGTGCCATGGTGGGTTGGTCTGTTTGCTTGAACTTTCAAGCTCTTCCACACAAAACAGGCTTTCTCCCTAGAAAAAACACAAATGGTCGAATCGATACAAGGTGAAACTTCATACAAACCAATCGCGGCGAGGATGGGACCAACCCGCAGCCGAACAAGAAAATAGGAATCGCgttctcaaaaaaaaagaaaaaagaaaaaaaggaatcgCCACACTAATATGAGGCGACCTAGACTACCGAAGCAAAACTGAACCGCACTGCCTAGAGAAACCACGGGACACCGACGCACCGATCACACCAAGATGTCGTTGGATAGAGCAAGCGCATGTCCTCTCGCTCCGGGCCGTGGAGTTTCGATCCTGCCAACGGATAGTGAGGACCGAGGATTGTGACTGCGAGGATACGTGTAAATGATAGGAGACCAATGAATCCACTCCACCCAAAGCCGAAGAAGCTTCACACCACGAGCAAAGCAAGCATGAAGGCACCAGCACGCTATAACCAGATGATACCTGAGTTCCCCGACGAGGCACCCAAGAGGGTAACGACGGAGAGCTATAACCAGATGATACCTAAGTTCCCCGACGAGGCACCCAAGAGGGTAACGACGGAGAGCGCCaccgccactgtcggtgtcaaaaccggcggatctcgggtagggggtcccgaactgtgtgtttaggccggatggtaacaggaggcaaggaacacgatgttttacccaagttcgggccctcttgatggaggtaaaaccctacgtcctgcttgattaatattgatgatatgggtagtacaagagttgatctaccacgagatcgaggaggctaaaccctaaaagctagcctatggtatggttgttgtatgatgaagttgtcctacggactaaaaccctccggtttatatagacaccgaagagggttagggttacacaaagtcggttacaatggtaggagatcttgaatatccgcatcgccaagcttgccttccacgccaaggaaagtcccatccggacacgggacgaagtcttcaatcttgtatcttcatagtcctggagtctggctgaaggtatagtccggctacccgaacaccccctaatccaggactccctcagtagcccctgaaccaggcttcaatgacgacgagtccggcgcatagattgtcttcggcattgcaaggcgggttcctcctccaaatccttcataaaagtttgtaaacaccaagagtagtgtccggctctgcaaaataagtttgcaCGTATTGCCAcaaagagaataatattaacacaaatctaatccgctgacgtattccgcagcgtgacatcacactacggccaagcctttattcgaatcgttttcacttttccacctcaacgtgttttgcgaggcggtttccttggcacgtcttgtcaaagcagagatcgtgtcccctttatttacgggattctcatcaatacagacgtgggtaacccaatcgtgcccgttagcatgtcttctcgattaaaggcgagtcccaaacggttacggggagggctcctggtattcaacctcttataaagagaccatggccttactccttttctccaatctcaaaacaagttcgcccgtcgcctcgagttccaacaccctaggctccagattccaggcgcttcggaccttcgacaatgtccggttccgaccctcaaggccgatggatgccctcctccgtcatggaggaggacgtgctaaagttgagagaggctaagttcttgactgccgaaattttgcataggttgcctgctcaaaggcaggctattcccagtccccagcccggtgagagcgtagtgttcatgtctcacttccttcgggggttaggcttcccgatggatcccttcgtgagggggctgatgttctattatgggctggaatttcatgacttagccccggagtccatcctccacatttcctcattcatcgttgtgtgcgaagcgttcctccgtgttactcctcacttcggattatggctcaagacttttggagtggagccaaaaatgatcgagggacgacacgcagagtgtggaggcgctgtcataagtaagaatgctgatgctctatggcccgagggctcctttcaagaggagctcggcttgtggcaatgagagtggttctatatcaccgctcccaggagcaccaagtgggtggcgcctcctgcctttcgctcgggtcccccaccacggctagcgtcatgggtcaacaaaggattagattgggggttatccaaagacgtgcccttgttgcagggccgcattagggatctcttagaaagagacctcaacctggtcaaggtgacacatgtcatgctgattcgccgaacactgcccggcaaacgtcgctcccttcgtctgtgggagtttaatccggagggaccacgagctctccagcattttatgggcgcaacgcccgtggagatgtataaaatgttcttcggatcacaagcaatgtgtccggatttgaccgaggacgcaggtttaaggtgcaatcgcccggatactcaagtaagtaaccttgcgcCCGGACTTGCTAcccgtaaaattgtcataaattcgcccctaaaagagttgtccttttaaacaggagtggatagcgaaggcaaagctgatcaggtgtccgactccccttcctgagaccaggccagatcccgtgctagtcaggatgttgaagatcgtgcctttggagggaagtgagggggaggacaaggaaactatggcctcctcgaaggaggctgctccgaagggaagaaccgacatttcctctcctaaggggaagaagagggccgcctctgatgacccggagaccatggcctcaaagcgaggggaaaagtcctcgtcagagggtccgacgccggggagatcctcggccgaactacgccctcaaagggatcagccctccagcgagccgtaagtagagaaagattttcctttagagggatgagagaaatccttgctttttatctgagaagattaaccgaaattttactttgtagctcggacctcagcccttctcagcagagctcgtcttcgggggatcttcttccggagatgatggagagtggaacgcctccccctgccgcaccgcctggcgaggcgggcgaccctgaggtgtcgtcgcggagggtttctccgaatccggcaggggtggaaggtaacCATATgtccccccgaggttctccgcgtccggccttcgatggaggtcataggacgagtccggcaccgtccgatgcgcggtcggaggagctaatgattctgctggggcgagcttctatctcagatgagcaccgtgcattgatgggtacggtgattggaaggatttcgtccgcggaaagcggattgcatgaggccgtcagaagtttgctgacgggttttgaggtacgtttgataatgtacttctttgtcagttgcgcataaacaagatgcgccctgtgtagatagtagcccctgagactctgtgcgttgtcaaaattgatggcgcgcagaggatcataatcccaggtctaaaatgtcgcctttgtatacaggtggtGAAGTGTCTGGAATCAAGCCGAACTAATgattttgccaaactaaagcggtaacttgacgtggcagatgccgacatcgcgctcgtcaacgagcggcttgatgaggctcaaggtatgcaattcctctggcggcatctggtaagaggagctttatgccagtatcttacaatgtgtgtgcttgacgcagatggtgcggccgccgtggagagtcttcgagcggaacttgcccgagctaaggaacaagccaggaaaagtgatgcggctgccgagaaggcccttgaagtgctgagagccgaacaggctgctcattgccgaagcaagaaggagatggccgtgatggccgtgaagttaaaaggtgCTGCTCaccgttgcaagtttcttgagaaagaagaccgggcgaggcagacggacttagagaaggccgttgctgatgccaaggatgttcgctctgtgatgagagctgcgtcaggccggacagattgcggctggaaagccctttatgctgcggaggaagttttgcgatccgaagtttgctccgttggaccggatgtggagtgcggaggacacctatctggatttggcagcgagtgctgctgatgcgactgaatactttcgagatcaagaagatcacgaGGTGGAAagacttttctggtcacagttccagaatccagagcgtccactggcagtggatgatcgtctggctcaatgggccgaactgaatagattgtccggactcgccatgaagtacgtcatgggtcatctgtggctggggagatcggagccgaagagttatttcagcttggtgcagcaattccttgacgcggtgccacgtatcaatgcgatgaagaggtcaacatgcatagagggcgcacggatggctcttgcccgtgtcaagacatactgggcagagatggagaccaccattgttgcatcccgagattcggacaaaagccgagtaccctccgagcactattttcaggaagtccttgaaggcgctcgtgtaatagagacgcggtgcttgaaggatgctatgttctgatagcatgtgta
It encodes:
- the LOC119301748 gene encoding chlorophyll a-b binding protein 1B-20, chloroplastic-like; the encoded protein is MSSVSARAPVAALRPAASASSPRFLGDSGRVGLAKSTRRDVAVQAKGSWLPGLPSPAYLDGSLAGDNGFDPLALAEDPEDLRWFVQAELVNGRWAMLGVAGMLIPEVLTKAGLLNAPEWYDAGKETYFASSSTLFVIEFILFHYVEIRRWQDIKNPGSVNQDPIFKSYSLPPHECGYPGSVFNPLNFAPTLENKEKELANGRLAMLAFLGFLVQHNVTGKGPFENLQQHLADPWHNTIIQTISGQ